From a region of the Microcebus murinus isolate Inina chromosome 23, M.murinus_Inina_mat1.0, whole genome shotgun sequence genome:
- the UBE2T gene encoding ubiquitin-conjugating enzyme E2 T: protein MQRASRLKRELHMLATEPPPGITCWQDKDQMDDLRAQILGGANTPYEKGVFKLEVTIPERYPFEPPQIRFLTPIYHPNIDSAGRICLDILKLPPKGAWRPSLNIATVLTSIQLLMSEPNPDDPLMADISSEFKYNKPLFLKNAREWTEKHARQKQKADEEDMLDNLPEAGDSEIHNSKQKRKARQLGSIEKKFHPDV from the exons ATGCAGAGAGCTTCACGTCTGAAGAGAGAGCTGCACATGTTAGCCACAGAGCCACCCCCAGGCATCACGTGCTGGCAAGATAAAGACCAAATGGATGATCTGCGAGCTC aaatattaggTGGGGCCAACACACCTTATGAAAAAGGTGTTTTCAAGCTGGAAGTTACCATTCCTGAGAG GTATCCATTTGAACCTCCTCAGATCCGATTTCTCACTCCAATTTATCATCCAAACATTGATTCTGCTGGAAGGATTTGTCTGGATATTCTCAAATTGCCACCAAAA GGTGCCTGGAGACCGTCCCTCAACATCGCAACTGTGTTGACCTCTATTCAGCTGCTCATGTCGGAACCCAACCCTGATGACCCTCTCATGGCTGACATA TCCtcagaatttaaatataataagcCACTCTTCCTCAAGAATGCCAGGGAGTGGACAGAGAAGCATGCAAGACAGAAACAGAAG GCTGATGAGGAAGACATGCTGGATAATCTACCAGAGGCTGGTGACTCTGAAATACACAActcaaagcaaaaaagaaaagccaggcaGCTAGGAAgcatagaaaagaaatttcatcCTGATGTTTAG
- the LGR6 gene encoding leucine-rich repeat-containing G-protein coupled receptor 6, whose protein sequence is MHLKLRGNLALSQAFSKDSFPKLRVLEVPYAYQCCAYSLCAGFFKASGPWEAEDFHLEDEEAPKRPLGLLAGQAETHYDLDLDELQLEMEDSKPHPSVQCSPIPGPFKPCEHLFESWGIRLAVWAIVLLSVLCNGLVLLTVFAGGPVPLPPVKFVVGAIAGANTLTGISCGLLASVDALTFGQFAEYGARWETGLGCRATGFLAVLGSEASVLLLTLAAVQCSVAVSCVRAYGKAPSLGSVRAGALGCLALAGLAAALPLASVGEYGASPLCLPYAPPDGQPAALGFAAALVMMNSFCFLVVAGAYTKLYCDLPRGDLEAVWDCAMVRHVAWLIFADGLLYCPVAFLSFASMLGLFPVTPEAVKSVLLVVLPLPACLNPLLYLLFNPHFRDDLRRLWPHPGAAGPLAHAAAGELEKSSCDSTQALVAFSDVDLILEASEAGRPPGLETYGFPPVTLICQQPGALRPEGSRFVEPEGTHFGSPQPSVDGELLLRAEGATSAGGGSSVGGGFRPSGSAFASHL, encoded by the exons ATGCATCTGAAGCTCAGAGGGAACCTGGCTCTATCTCAGGCCTTCTCCAAGGACAGTTTCCCCAAGCTGAG GGTCCTGGAGGTGCCCTATGCCTACCAGTGCTGCGCCTACAGCCTGTGCGCCGGCTTCTTCAAGGCCTCTGGGCCGTGGGAGGCCGAGGACTTTCACCTTGAGGATGAGGAGGCTCCAAAGAGGCCCCTGGGGCTCCTCGCTGGACAAGCAGAGACCCACT ATGACCTGGACCTGGACGAGCTCCAGCTGGAAATGGAGGACTCAAAGCCACACCCCAGTGTCCAGTGTAGCCCCATTCCAG GCCCCTTCAAGCCCTGCGAGCACCTGTTTGAAAGCTGGGGCATCCGCCTGGCGGTGTGGGCCATCGTGCTGCTCTCCGTGCTCTGCAACGGGCTGGTGCTGCTGACCGTGTTTGCGGGGGGCCCTGTGCCCCTGCCCCCCGTCAAGTTCGTGGTGGGCGCGATCGCGGGCGCCAACACGCTGACCGGAATCTCCTGCGGCCTCCTGGCCTCCGTGGACGCCCTGACCTTCGGCCAGTTCGCCGAGTACGGCGCGCGCTGGGAGAcggggctgggctgcagggccaCCGGCTTCCTGGCGGTGCTGGGGTCCGAGGCGTCCGTGCTGCTGCTCACGCTGGCCGCCGTGCAGTGCAGCGTGGCCGTCTCGTGCGTGCGGGCCTACGGGAAGGCGCCGTCCCTGGGCAGCGTGCGGGCAGGGGCGCTGGGCTGCCTGGCGCTGGCGGGGCTGGCCGCCGCGCTGCCGCTCGCCTCGGTGGGCGAGTACGGGGCCTCCCCGCTCTGCCTGCCCTACGCCCCGCCCGACGGCCAGCCCGCCGCCCTGGGCTTCGCCGCGGCCCTGGTGATGATGAACTCCTTCTGCTTCCTGGTGGTGGCCGGCGCCTACACCAAGCTCTACTGCGACCTGCCGCGCGGCGACCTGGAGGCCGTGTGGGACTGCGCCATGGTGAGGCACGTGGCCTGGCTCATCTTCGCCGACGGGCTCCTCTACTGCCCCGTGGCCTTCCTCAGCTTCGCCTCCATGCTGGGCCTCTTCCCGGTCACGCCGGAGGCCGTCAAGTCCGTCCTGCTCGTGGTGCTGCCGCTGCCCGCCTGCCTCAACCCGCTGCTCTACCTGCTCTTCAACCCCCACTTCCGCGACGACCTGCGGCGCCTCTGGCCGCACCCGGGCGCCGCGGGGCCCCTGGCCCACGCTGCAGCCGGCGAGCTGGAGAAGAGCTCCTGCGATTCCACCCAGGCCCTGGTGGCCTTCTCTGACGTGGATCTCATTCTGGAAGCTTCTGAGGCCGGACGGCCCCCGGGGCTGGAGACCTATGGCTTCCCCCCAGTGACCCTCATCTGCCAGCAGCCCGGGGCCCTCAGGCCGGAGGGCAGCCGTTTCGTAGAGCCAGAGGGGACCCACTTTGGGAGCCCACAGCCCTCCGTGGACGGAGAACTGCTGCTGAGGGCGGAGGGGGCCACGTCGGCAGGTGGAGGCTCGTCAGTGGGCGGGGGCTTCCGGCCTTCCGGCTCAGCCTTTGCCTCGCACTTATAA